The genomic region cttctttcttttttctctctttttgtcAATATATATGCATGTGAATACGTTAACTCACATCATAAATTTGATACAAAACAAATAAATTACtaattttgaataaatataaacattcacaaagaTTGAAGTTTCGAGATTTTAAAAATTCAGATATGAGTTTTATTATTTGTTATTGAAATATATGGGTCTCTTTCTTACCGTATGTGTTTGAGATTTCTTCATTCTTCATACATTTTATTGGTTGGATATGTAATTAACTAGACATATTTATATATGTCTTGTACTTGTAATTGTATTGTATTTGTACTACtcatactttcaaaaaaattatcaTAAATAACTAATTTATTTTTAAGTATATTTAAACGAaacacatgatatcaataaagtGTAAGTTGTGATAGTAAAATATGTTGTACACATAAAAGAGATTTCgagtttgaattttaaaataattatattaaatcttAGTTAAATTCAGAATTAAGCGGATCAAATTTCTAAACAAGACCCAAAACTCCTCCAAATTATTTTCTATCTATTAACTTCTTCACTGTTATAATccgatttgtaaaatttcaaaacttgataatattaaattatttaatttttattaaaaaggcAAAATAATtggtaattaaaaaattaaattatgacaaAACAATATCTGAAATAAGAACGTAATAGTAAAAAAAACTCATAAATTCTGTAAATAATAAttgtaattaaaatgttaaataaaataaaactattatcataaaatttagaataatctttaaatataaaaatcAGTCAATGTAGAAGTGATAGGGGGTAAACAGTGTAACGTGCCGTGCGATGCAATACGCGTCCGTCGACCACCGCCGACACCTCCTTTTCAATATTCCCTTGGATAATCCAACTTCTGATAAGATGCTTTACcatttatggttttttttttaaaataaataaatttcaccctttttttaatttaaacaaaaattaaacaaagtcGACGTCTAAAATACGTCAAGAAAAATGCGAAAGATACGATTTTGAGCAGAAGAGAAGGGACTTTTTTCGTACTTTATGTCGACTGTTTGTTTCCCTTTTGTCCTTTTTTTTACCAGTTTTGGCTCTGCTCCTCTTCTTTCTCGTGTCTTCTGAATTTATatatctttttctatttttcaaaattctaaaatttaaaaattgtaatACAAAATCcaactaataattaaaataaaattttaaagaataagGATTCAACCACGCTATTAATGGTACAATTGCAATTTTAATCCATCTCAagtattaataattcaattaatcCCTTTAACTACTTTATTAAATGTTTGACTGCTCTCcatagtaaaaaaaaaatcaatttaacccatgttaatatatatttttaactttaacctcctaaaatttttaaattttatatccaCTTCTCCACAAAATTCTTGATTTTGTCCCTGAATTTCAACATTATcaagataaaattcaaaaattattttaatctaGATTTTTGTAAGGTTTTTATAATTatcaatatatttaatatatataattatcaaattttcttaaattaaaactttttttccattttaaaacttatctttaaaaagaaaataagtgTTGTTCTATTGATAAGGATTTATTTGGAGATTTTAGTAAAAAtagaggggggggggggggacattttaaacggtgcgttttggtgaagagggaaagagaaaagaagtgGGACCTACTAGTACTGCCAAACAGCGGCAGCACAAACAACAGCGACATTTGCGCGCGTCCTACGTGTCAGCTTTTGCCTCACACCTGTCCCTTTCACTCCGGTTGACTCCACGCGCTCTTGCGCGTCAATCCTACACTCCTATGTGCCTTTTtaaccccccttttttttttctcagctTCTTCTTCCACTCCTCTATCCATCTGTCGGGTAGATGCCCTTCACTGAGTGGGTCCCTCACATGTTTCCCTTTtgtccttttttttaaaaaaaatttagctcCTTTTGCTAACGTGCGCCTCCCAAGTTTGAAAATTATgtatttattactattatttatgattaatagatttttcttaaaaactttcattaacaaaaaaccattaccaaaaataaaattatttttgtttaaaattctGATAACcctaattttaaaataacatgaattcaaatatttttacacccttatataataattaaagtatattgatttcgttaaattttaattgatatcaATTTCAATTGAATCAATAATAATTCTTATTATCTaatcaaataatttaaatataatataatttttatttatcaataaaccaCATAAATATCGAGAAATTCGATATAGTtaagtttgaaaatttatcaaagaaaatatttttaaacaaatttaCCACTACAAATTCCGAAAAATAGACAATttgcaatttttttaaaaaagtgataagattaaatttttttaaaaaaaatgaaatttactaaaactaTAGACACCAAATGCAAAAAATTTCCCTACCTCATCATTGTTGGAAGAAACAAAAGCAAAATTCGTTGCAATTTCCTCCTTTCTTCTCAAGTATTAAtagaaattaataattttttaaaaaacaaagaaCATGCTAAGGACTAAAAAGTCTAAAACCCAAAATGGAGAATTCAAAGATTGGAAAGAAAAAAGAATTAATCTAAACTAATTACAAAATTTTGGAATCCAACAATTTCTTCTTGAAAATTTTTTTGGGTATTTTCTTTTGGTTTGGGGGTTTATCACAAGTTAACATGAACACTAGCATTTTTAGTGGATTTACAAACGGGGCAAACGTGAAGTGTGGACCCACAAATCGTACACAAGCACAAATGCCTACACGGCAACAGCAACACACACGCTTCTTCCTTCCCGCAATTCCTACACTCCCGTCCTCCACCGCCGGCGACGGTTTTCTCCGCAGTTGCTTCCCAGTTGCTCCCGCAACAAGATTGTGCATCGTCCACCTCGTCTGCCGCCGCCGCTTCCGCCTCCTCACGGGTGTTGGCAGCGGCGGCGAGTACTTGTTCTAAGTTGGTCCGTAACGCGTTGGCAGTTGCCTCGTTGGTTTGAGCCAAATCTCGCCATATTTGGTTCTCTACGCATAGTGATTTCACCCTTTCTTCGAGTGCCCAATTTAATTTCCCAATCTTTTCAATCTCTTCTTCTTTGGCTTTTAGTTTCTTCATCACTCCACCTTCGATTGCTTCCATTATCTTCCTGGCTTGTCTCTTCCTTCTTTCCTCCATTTCCACCCTCATTTTCTCCATCTGAAAAAAAAAATCGCATCAACatcaaaaaattaaacaaaaacgaAAAACCCCGTttcaaaacacaaaaaaaaaaaaaatccaaaactcACATGTTGGGAGATGATGCGATCAATATCCAACTGTTGTTGCTCCATATGAAAAGAAATATCATGACCAAGAAAACAAGTCTTATTATTGCCGTTGTTATTATTGCTTTGTTGTTGAACCCGTAAAGGAAACGAAAGGATCGGATTAATCGAATCCCTCGAACGCTTCCTCGGTAAAGGAAGAACATTGTTGTTGTACGTCAAGCTACTCTCCGATTTCATCGCCGCCGTAGCCGTAGAGTTATACTTATACAACGGAAGCAACCCTTCCGCCACCGTCGTGGTTCCCGATAACGGAACCCCATATCCAATCTCGGTTTGATACATATTCCCGTTTCCTTGAATTGGATTCATCGTCTCCCTGTAAAAGGTTCCAAAAAAAAAACCGATTTTCAGTCTTTCAaacgattcaaaaaataataatccGTTAATTGGAGAATTGGATATTGGAAACCAACCTGTTTCCTGTAAACTGAGGGGGGAAAAGATTAAGATGCCTAGCTTCAACAGCCATAGATATCTTTTTACAGAGCAAAAAGAAGATAGCGTTTCGAGTTGGATTTTGCTTTGGCTTTGGCTTTGGCTTTGGTTTTTTAAGAGGGGGGTATGGAGAAACGAAAGAGAGAAATAGAAATTATAGAGAGGTGGTAAAGGCTGCTGTTATGGGTGGGGTTTATTTAGGGTTTGGTTCGGTTCGGTTTTTTTTAATAAAGATTTTGCATTTATGAAGGTAGAAAATAAAGGTTATAAAAAGGCAGATTTGTTTGTTGGTTTTTGGGTATTTTGTCTATTTTAGGATTTCTTTACCAAACTAACCTCTTTCCCTCTCTCTTACTTCACTCTCAATTAAACTGTCCAATAAaacgaagaaaaaaaaagtagatTTCTGCTCTGGGTCCCTGTATTCTTtccatatttatattttagtcctaCCTTTTTATTTCAGAAATTTAGTCTccttatttttcttattaaatatttatagatcAATGGATAACAaggttaaaatatttttattaaattgaattatgtgaaatttttaaCATTTAGAAAAACTTAAACACGTGACTAATTTAAAACTGCATAGAATTCAATCTAAACTAAGcgagtaatttttattttaaaaattccacataattcaatctAATGAAATTAATTTAAAAGGCGGTAACAATCggactttaaaaattaaataaaaagagtagaatgactaaattataaatatgtaaagAATACAGGGACTGAAACCAGAATTATACCAGAAAAAACAAAGATCATAGATTAGCTCGTCATTTTCGTAACTTCCCAGGGGCATTATAGGGAAAGCGATAACCGGGTTTACCGTCTTTCTTACTTAATTGGTTGTGATGAAGGATTCAATAACTGACAGTCAGGGTTTCCGCCACGTGTACAAACGTCCACGTAAGCTGAGCCGCGGATGctgttgtttttattttattttttaaaattttccttgaTACCCTCTCCTGAAACAacgtgaaagaaaaaaaaggtaggGTCCACTAGTACACGTGTGGGACAGGGTGAGAGTGAGATGAGGACAAACCGTGGGACCCCCAACTCAAAAAATTCCCAGCGTGGCAGTGACAGGGGACCCACCCTTCCAGGGATtgtcaaacatatataatttaaaattaaatttaattaaataaaaacgtTGGAGGCGTTGTGAAAgagaaaaattaataataataataataataataataataataataataatgagagAGAAAAGAGGGGGCGGGTACGGTGTACCCGGGGAAAGGAGTGCTGGTCCTTTGGCTTTTtctattcttcttttttttttaaatttgaaaaattaaataaataaaataaaattgactcCATGCGGGTCCCATGTGGGAAATGGATGATAGAAGCTTTAGCCATATAATTTGTTTTGTTCCGCATTTTCTCATGCCACGTGTCTATATATCCTTCACCTTGTTATTTTTATGTCAAATTATGGTTTTGGTCCCCCTGGATTTAATCAATAAGGGGATGGGAAACATGAGATTATTCGAGTACCTTAATACTTGATTCTAGCGTCTCGTGAGCATAATGGAGCTTTTTCATTTTTAATGTTTCTTTATATTATAAACTTGAATGTAGTCAGAAGAGATTATGGATAATTCTAGGCATTAGTAAATATGATCCAaacctataataaaattgtttaaaaaaataataaaaaattaaattaaaaatccaaTCAATCgggttttcaaatttaaaaaaggtAATACCTAATTTTATGATTGGGTGGGAAGGCTGGGGGcaaatttaattttaagtttGGATAGGTTTAATAGAAATCTATGATTAGATATGTAGTTGAATTCCTTTCATCTacattgatttaaatgataatAAAAAGTTAAATTTGACTTCAATggaagcatataaatttcattaGGTAGAATTGAAAGAAAATTAAGGTTTATTAAGAGACAAGAAAAATTGTCTTCTTCAATACAATTTTATTCAAACTGGACTTATGAAACTGAATTTTatcattaattataatttatttaaaacgaatttaatatatatataatcgaaACCCTTTCAATATCGGCTTTTTTTatacaaattatataattataaataccGAATTGAACTGATTAATTAACTCAACTCATAGTCTCAATCAAGTAATtatttaagtattaaatttaaattataaaatatacttGATGTATTATTTATAAagataatataatgataaaaaactaaaataaattgaaattttcaATATTAAGTGATTATTATTTTCAAACTTTTTTATGGAATAatccattttttttttatgaaaaataaaactTAAGATCTCAAAGTTCACAAAGCTTCATCTTTACCTTTAAACTAAATTCTCATTAATGTCTTTTAATCACGTTTTAAACCTCAAATTAGGGTAAAGTAAAAAAATTTCTTAGGGgaccgaaattaaattgtaattttattatggtaaaaatacaatttcactattttaatagttatatctctataattttaaaagactaaattaaattcttatcatttttaaaagggaccaaagtgtaattttgcatttactaatttaaaattttaaaggaaaattttataatagttaattttaataatatttattcgaATATGTAATACTTACACAAACAATTATACAACTATCCTATAACTTGAAAAACATAAATGCAATTATGTATGCATTGTGTTGTAATTGAAGTGTCATTAATTACAACAAAACGTGCTTaattaatgtttataataaaTGCTAAAAAGCAAAAGGCGATGAAAAATTCAACCCCAAATTCGGTAATTTGTGAATGCTTCTTGTTTATACCAATACAATCATCAAAGTTATCGTATCAACGTACATAGATttacatttaaataataatttaacaaaGTTGTTATTCTTAACTTTAAATCATCTTATTTGTCTATTTACCAAATTTTAATGTTaatttggataaatttttaaaataataataattgaaaaattaaatttagtAAGTATTGAATTTTggtcgattgagtcttagctcagTTGGTATTGGTATTGGTATTGTTGTCAAAACATGAGAACGCGGGTTCAAATgcgttaaaattgtgtttatccTCCTATTTACGGGTGAGAATGGATTATGAGTAGTTTTAGGCATCGCATCAGAAAAAATATGTATTGAATTTTGAATAATGAAAATGGATGAtaaatgtaaattttaaattttgaaaatgaaatatttaaataagttaaatattatGGTTTTAATGTCAATTATCAAACacatttttatgtatattttccgtagttaaatttattagtaaattctttttaaaaaatattaaataataatttaagttgAATCAAACCCAACAAATTTATGCACATTTTGATTTCTAGAAATATAGGTTTGGCGAAATTGAATTTCATGgatgataatttttatgttttgggtGGAACTTCCAAAGAAAATTAGAGGGCCATTGATTTATTGGGGGACTAGAATTAAGATAAccattaaatttgagacagcattttatttttctttttaccaAAATGCCAATAAACTTTACCTAATTTATGTTCTTAAATTTAAACTTGTGGCTCGTTAGGGGAAAATTTGAGAATCAATGTTCAAGTCTCACCGTATATAAATATATGGATTGTTTTTCAGATTTATTCTGATTATAGTTAGTTTAAATTTAGTTAGTTGTTGAATTAGTTATTCAATTTATCGCTTATGATGATGTATTCGAATGCTTAGtatatgtaatacccctacccgtattcattgccggaatagggtacgaggcattaccggagtttacgaattaaattttttttttttatattcaatatagcccctttataaatatctaaccttccctgcaatattaaatcgagactaatccacatcaaccaaatcaattcaacatattttcaagataaattcatgcatatttataagataacgtcatcacatatctaaaaccaggtttgttaaccatactaatggctaactttacattcatttcacgtcaacatttactttgttagcttatacatgccattgatttccaaaataaagtttctttatataccgaaatctcgAGGTTGACAGgtgatgtgtctccaccaaatccgacctccgagctcttaacactacaaaacagggaaaaggaaacgggtaagcactttgtgcttagtaagctcatgtaacaagaattatacttacctaatattttcaatacaatataataaacattcatatatccattcaatgcattattaccctaacatgcacaaactcaaaattcaagttagtacaataatttccatgtatcaataatatatatataccatgattgatgagctcgtcaataccatgatttccatttccttgttatttttccatatttatctcgTTGactttatcggaatttcgatggattttcagaggtacacatttattgtacaattccgggtccgtcaattcatattcatgtgcgcacatttccatttcagagagcacactcccgcgaacctcaaccttgcagcgggattactagtccaggctaaatcccctgcaaaaaaaactcatagagtattgtcgggattaccagtccaggctaaatcccctacaacgacaattactctaatgagcttggatttgaattaccagtccaggctaaattcagaccctaattcggattacccgtccgggctaaatccattttacacatattcttcgggagggctatatcaggataggatcacccgtctgggctagatccttttttaccgtcaattccttttcagacatccatcgaattttcctttcattcaaccgggatttcttcccattttatcaaatatatcaatgtttcataaattttcatacaatgaacatttaaatcatattcacatcaataacat from Gossypium arboreum isolate Shixiya-1 chromosome 1, ASM2569848v2, whole genome shotgun sequence harbors:
- the LOC108461622 gene encoding probable BOI-related E3 ubiquitin-protein ligase 3; this translates as MAVEARHLNLFPPQFTGNRETMNPIQGNGNMYQTEIGYGVPLSGTTTVAEGLLPLYKYNSTATAAMKSESSLTYNNNVLPLPRKRSRDSINPILSFPLRVQQQSNNNNGNNKTCFLGHDISFHMEQQQLDIDRIISQHMEKMRVEMEERRKRQARKIMEAIEGGVMKKLKAKEEEIEKIGKLNWALEERVKSLCVENQIWRDLAQTNEATANALRTNLEQVLAAAANTREEAEAAAADEVDDAQSCCGSNWEATAEKTVAGGGGRECRNCGKEEACVLLLPCRHLCLCTICGSTLHVCPVCKSTKNASVHVNL